In Eriocheir sinensis breed Jianghai 21 chromosome 64, ASM2467909v1, whole genome shotgun sequence, one DNA window encodes the following:
- the LOC126987186 gene encoding transmembrane 9 superfamily member 3-like isoform X7 — MRRCWTLLLGAALLGAAKGDEHTHTYKDREEVVLWMNTVGPYHNRQETYSYFSLPFCVGPKSKISHYHETLGEALQGVELEFSGLDIDYKEDIAKTTYCEVELNEVRLRTFIYAVKNHYWYQMYIDDLPIWGIVGEMDETTEDFYIWTHKRFDLGYNGEQIVDVNLTSEARQRLELGAKVKFTYEVNWKRSSVRFEDRFDKYLDPTFFQHRIHWFSIFNSFMMVIFLVGLVSMILMRTLRKDYARYSKDEEMDDMERDLGDEYGWKQVHGDVFRPPAHPLLFSALIGSGCQMLTVTFLVILLAIVGELYTERGSMVSIAIFIYAATSPVNGYFGGSLYARMGGKVWIRQMMVSALLLPTLVCGTAFFINFIAIYYHASRAIAFTIMLAVVCICTFVILPLTLVGTVLGRNLAGQPNYPCRINAVPRPIPEKKWFMEPLVIIPLGGVLPFGSIFIEMYFIFTSPKPHLLLIARYFIFTSPKPHLLLFPGTSSSCPLNLTFSSSPGTSSSHPLNLTFSSSQALHLHIP; from the exons ATGAGGCGCTGCTGGACGCTTCTGCTGGGGGCCGCCCTGCTGGGGGCCGCCAAGGGGGACGAGCACACGCACACG tacAAGGACCGGGAGGAGGTGGTACTATGGATGAATACGGTTGGCCCCTACCACAACCGACAGGAGACATACAGCTATTTCTCCCTGCCCTTCTGCGTGGGTCCCAAAAGCAAGATATCTCACTACCACGAAACCCTCGGCGAAGCTCTTCAAGGCGTGGAGCTGGAATTTTCCGGCCTGGACATCGACTACAAGG AGGACATCGCCAAGACCACATACTGCGAGGTGGAGCTCAATGAAGTGCGGCTTCGGACATTCATCTATGCCGTGAAAAACCACTATTGGTATCAAATGTACATTGACGACCTGCCGATCTggg gcaTCGTCGGCGAAATGGACGAGACTACAGAGGACTTCTACATCTGGACGCACAAACGCTTCGACCTTGGCTACAACGGGGAGCAGATCGTCGATGTTAATTTGACCTCCGAGGCGCGGCAGAGGCTCGAGCTGGGGGCCAAGGTCAAGTTCACGTATGAGGTCAACTGGAAGAGGTCGTCGGTGCGATTCGAGGACCGGTTCGACAAGTATCTCGACCCGACATTCTTCCAGCATAGG aTTCACTGGTTCAGCATCTTCAACTCCTTCATGATGGTCATCTTCCTGGTGGGTCTGGTGTCGATGATCTTGATGAGAACGCTACGGAAGGACTACGCTCGCTACTCcaaggacgaggagatggatgacaTG GAGCGTGACCTGGGCGATGAGTATGGGTGGAAGCAGGTCCACGGCGATGTCTTCCGCCCGCCGGCCCATCCGCTCCTCTTCTCCGCTCTCATCGGCTCGGGCTGCCAAATGTTGACGGTCACCTTTCTCGTCATCCTGTTGGCCATCGTCGGCGAGCTGTACACTGA acgAGGCTCCATGGTCAGCATCGCAATCTTCATCTACGCAGCGACCTCTCCCGTCAACGGCTACTTTGGGGGGTCACTCTACGCGCGCATGGGAG gcaaAGTATGGATTAGGCAGATGATGGTGTCCGCCCTTCTTCTACCAACCCTCGTCTGCGGAACAGCCTTCTTCATCAATTTCATCGCCATCTACTACCATGCGTCGAGGGCCATCGCCTTCACTAtcatg TTAGCAGTGGTGTGCATCTGTACGTTTGTGATCCTGCCGCTGACGCTGGTGGGCACGGTGCTGGGGCGGAACCTGGCCGGCCAACCCAACTACCCCTGCCGCATCAACGCTGTGCCTCGCCCCATACCCGAGAAGAAGTGGTTCATGGAGCCCCTTGTCATTATACCCCTCGGTGGTGTGCTGCCCTTCGGATCGATCTTCATAGAGAT GTACTTCATCTTCACAtcccctaaacctcaccttctcctcatcGCCAG GTACTTCATCTTCACAtcccctaaacctcaccttctcctcttcccaggCACTTCATCTTCCTGtcccctaaacctcaccttctcctcatcGCCAG GCACTTCATCTTCACAtcccctaaacctcaccttctcctcatcGCAGGCACTTCATCTTCACAtcccctaa
- the LOC126987186 gene encoding transmembrane 9 superfamily member 3-like isoform X2, whose product MRRCWTLLLGAALLGAAKGDEHTHTYKDREEVVLWMNTVGPYHNRQETYSYFSLPFCVGPKSKISHYHETLGEALQGVELEFSGLDIDYKEDIAKTTYCEVELNEVRLRTFIYAVKNHYWYQMYIDDLPIWGIVGEMDETTEDFYIWTHKRFDLGYNGEQIVDVNLTSEARQRLELGAKVKFTYEVNWKRSSVRFEDRFDKYLDPTFFQHRIHWFSIFNSFMMVIFLVGLVSMILMRTLRKDYARYSKDEEMDDMERDLGDEYGWKQVHGDVFRPPAHPLLFSALIGSGCQMLTVTFLVILLAIVGELYTERGSMVSIAIFIYAATSPVNGYFGGSLYARMGGKVWIRQMMVSALLLPTLVCGTAFFINFIAIYYHASRAIAFTIMLAVVCICTFVILPLTLVGTVLGRNLAGQPNYPCRINAVPRPIPEKKWFMEPLVIIPLGGVLPFGSIFIEMYFIFTSPKPHLLLIARHFIFLSPKPHLLLIARHFIFTSPKPHLLLIARYFIFTSFWAYKIYYVYGFMLLVLVILLVVVVCVTIVCAYFLLNAEDYRWQWTAFLAAASTAGYVYLYAVYYFFFKTKMYGFFQTSFYFGYMALFSLTLGVMCGTIGFLGTSKFVHKIYSTVKID is encoded by the exons ATGAGGCGCTGCTGGACGCTTCTGCTGGGGGCCGCCCTGCTGGGGGCCGCCAAGGGGGACGAGCACACGCACACG tacAAGGACCGGGAGGAGGTGGTACTATGGATGAATACGGTTGGCCCCTACCACAACCGACAGGAGACATACAGCTATTTCTCCCTGCCCTTCTGCGTGGGTCCCAAAAGCAAGATATCTCACTACCACGAAACCCTCGGCGAAGCTCTTCAAGGCGTGGAGCTGGAATTTTCCGGCCTGGACATCGACTACAAGG AGGACATCGCCAAGACCACATACTGCGAGGTGGAGCTCAATGAAGTGCGGCTTCGGACATTCATCTATGCCGTGAAAAACCACTATTGGTATCAAATGTACATTGACGACCTGCCGATCTggg gcaTCGTCGGCGAAATGGACGAGACTACAGAGGACTTCTACATCTGGACGCACAAACGCTTCGACCTTGGCTACAACGGGGAGCAGATCGTCGATGTTAATTTGACCTCCGAGGCGCGGCAGAGGCTCGAGCTGGGGGCCAAGGTCAAGTTCACGTATGAGGTCAACTGGAAGAGGTCGTCGGTGCGATTCGAGGACCGGTTCGACAAGTATCTCGACCCGACATTCTTCCAGCATAGG aTTCACTGGTTCAGCATCTTCAACTCCTTCATGATGGTCATCTTCCTGGTGGGTCTGGTGTCGATGATCTTGATGAGAACGCTACGGAAGGACTACGCTCGCTACTCcaaggacgaggagatggatgacaTG GAGCGTGACCTGGGCGATGAGTATGGGTGGAAGCAGGTCCACGGCGATGTCTTCCGCCCGCCGGCCCATCCGCTCCTCTTCTCCGCTCTCATCGGCTCGGGCTGCCAAATGTTGACGGTCACCTTTCTCGTCATCCTGTTGGCCATCGTCGGCGAGCTGTACACTGA acgAGGCTCCATGGTCAGCATCGCAATCTTCATCTACGCAGCGACCTCTCCCGTCAACGGCTACTTTGGGGGGTCACTCTACGCGCGCATGGGAG gcaaAGTATGGATTAGGCAGATGATGGTGTCCGCCCTTCTTCTACCAACCCTCGTCTGCGGAACAGCCTTCTTCATCAATTTCATCGCCATCTACTACCATGCGTCGAGGGCCATCGCCTTCACTAtcatg TTAGCAGTGGTGTGCATCTGTACGTTTGTGATCCTGCCGCTGACGCTGGTGGGCACGGTGCTGGGGCGGAACCTGGCCGGCCAACCCAACTACCCCTGCCGCATCAACGCTGTGCCTCGCCCCATACCCGAGAAGAAGTGGTTCATGGAGCCCCTTGTCATTATACCCCTCGGTGGTGTGCTGCCCTTCGGATCGATCTTCATAGAGAT GTACTTCATCTTCACAtcccctaaacctcaccttctcctcatcGCCAG gCACTTCATCTTCCTGtcccctaaacctcaccttctcctcatcGCCAG GCACTTCATCTTCACAtcccctaaacctcaccttctcctcatcGCCAGGTACTTCATCTTCACATCATTCTGGGCGTACAAGATCTACTACGTGTACGGGTTCATGCTGCTGGTCCTGGTgatcctgctggtggtggtggtctgcgtCACCATCGTCTGCGCCTACTTCCTGCTCAACGCCGAGGACTATCGCTGGCAGTGGACGGCATTCCTGGCGGCGGCGTCCACGGCAGGCTATGTCTACCTCTACGCCGTGTACTACTTCTTCTTCAAGACTAA gatGTATGGGTTCTTCCAGACCAGCTTCTACTTTGGGTACATGGCACTGTTCAGCCTCACCCTGGGCGTCATGTGTGGCACTATTGGCTTCCTCGGCACCAGCAAGTTCGTGCACAAGATATACTCCACCGTCAAGATCGACTAG
- the LOC126987186 gene encoding transmembrane 9 superfamily member 3-like isoform X6 — protein MRRCWTLLLGAALLGAAKGDEHTHTYKDREEVVLWMNTVGPYHNRQETYSYFSLPFCVGPKSKISHYHETLGEALQGVELEFSGLDIDYKEDIAKTTYCEVELNEVRLRTFIYAVKNHYWYQMYIDDLPIWGIVGEMDETTEDFYIWTHKRFDLGYNGEQIVDVNLTSEARQRLELGAKVKFTYEVNWKRSSVRFEDRFDKYLDPTFFQHRIHWFSIFNSFMMVIFLVGLVSMILMRTLRKDYARYSKDEEMDDMERDLGDEYGWKQVHGDVFRPPAHPLLFSALIGSGCQMLTVTFLVILLAIVGELYTERGSMVSIAIFIYAATSPVNGYFGGSLYARMGGKVWIRQMMVSALLLPTLVCGTAFFINFIAIYYHASRAIAFTIMLAVVCICTFVILPLTLVGTVLGRNLAGQPNYPCRINAVPRPIPEKKWFMEPLVIIPLGGVLPFGSIFIEMYFIFTSPKPHLLLFPGTSSSCPLNLTFSSSPGTSSSHPLNLTFSSSPGTSSSHHSGRTRSTTCTGSCCWSW, from the exons ATGAGGCGCTGCTGGACGCTTCTGCTGGGGGCCGCCCTGCTGGGGGCCGCCAAGGGGGACGAGCACACGCACACG tacAAGGACCGGGAGGAGGTGGTACTATGGATGAATACGGTTGGCCCCTACCACAACCGACAGGAGACATACAGCTATTTCTCCCTGCCCTTCTGCGTGGGTCCCAAAAGCAAGATATCTCACTACCACGAAACCCTCGGCGAAGCTCTTCAAGGCGTGGAGCTGGAATTTTCCGGCCTGGACATCGACTACAAGG AGGACATCGCCAAGACCACATACTGCGAGGTGGAGCTCAATGAAGTGCGGCTTCGGACATTCATCTATGCCGTGAAAAACCACTATTGGTATCAAATGTACATTGACGACCTGCCGATCTggg gcaTCGTCGGCGAAATGGACGAGACTACAGAGGACTTCTACATCTGGACGCACAAACGCTTCGACCTTGGCTACAACGGGGAGCAGATCGTCGATGTTAATTTGACCTCCGAGGCGCGGCAGAGGCTCGAGCTGGGGGCCAAGGTCAAGTTCACGTATGAGGTCAACTGGAAGAGGTCGTCGGTGCGATTCGAGGACCGGTTCGACAAGTATCTCGACCCGACATTCTTCCAGCATAGG aTTCACTGGTTCAGCATCTTCAACTCCTTCATGATGGTCATCTTCCTGGTGGGTCTGGTGTCGATGATCTTGATGAGAACGCTACGGAAGGACTACGCTCGCTACTCcaaggacgaggagatggatgacaTG GAGCGTGACCTGGGCGATGAGTATGGGTGGAAGCAGGTCCACGGCGATGTCTTCCGCCCGCCGGCCCATCCGCTCCTCTTCTCCGCTCTCATCGGCTCGGGCTGCCAAATGTTGACGGTCACCTTTCTCGTCATCCTGTTGGCCATCGTCGGCGAGCTGTACACTGA acgAGGCTCCATGGTCAGCATCGCAATCTTCATCTACGCAGCGACCTCTCCCGTCAACGGCTACTTTGGGGGGTCACTCTACGCGCGCATGGGAG gcaaAGTATGGATTAGGCAGATGATGGTGTCCGCCCTTCTTCTACCAACCCTCGTCTGCGGAACAGCCTTCTTCATCAATTTCATCGCCATCTACTACCATGCGTCGAGGGCCATCGCCTTCACTAtcatg TTAGCAGTGGTGTGCATCTGTACGTTTGTGATCCTGCCGCTGACGCTGGTGGGCACGGTGCTGGGGCGGAACCTGGCCGGCCAACCCAACTACCCCTGCCGCATCAACGCTGTGCCTCGCCCCATACCCGAGAAGAAGTGGTTCATGGAGCCCCTTGTCATTATACCCCTCGGTGGTGTGCTGCCCTTCGGATCGATCTTCATAGAGAT GTACTTCATCTTCACAtcccctaaacctcaccttctcctcttcccaggCACTTCATCTTCCTGtcccctaaacctcaccttctcctcatcGCCAG GCACTTCATCTTCACAtcccctaaacctcaccttctcctcatcGCCAGGTACTTCATCTTCACATCATTCTGGGCGTACAAGATCTACTACGTGTACGGGTTCATGCTGCTGGTCCTGGTga
- the LOC126987186 gene encoding transmembrane 9 superfamily member 3-like isoform X3, translating into MRRCWTLLLGAALLGAAKGDEHTHTYKDREEVVLWMNTVGPYHNRQETYSYFSLPFCVGPKSKISHYHETLGEALQGVELEFSGLDIDYKEDIAKTTYCEVELNEVRLRTFIYAVKNHYWYQMYIDDLPIWGIVGEMDETTEDFYIWTHKRFDLGYNGEQIVDVNLTSEARQRLELGAKVKFTYEVNWKRSSVRFEDRFDKYLDPTFFQHRIHWFSIFNSFMMVIFLVGLVSMILMRTLRKDYARYSKDEEMDDMERDLGDEYGWKQVHGDVFRPPAHPLLFSALIGSGCQMLTVTFLVILLAIVGELYTERGSMVSIAIFIYAATSPVNGYFGGSLYARMGGKVWIRQMMVSALLLPTLVCGTAFFINFIAIYYHASRAIAFTIMLAVVCICTFVILPLTLVGTVLGRNLAGQPNYPCRINAVPRPIPEKKWFMEPLVIIPLGGVLPFGSIFIEMYFIFTSFWAYKIYYVYGFMLLVLVILLVVVVCVTIVCAYFLLNAEDYRWQWTAFLAAASTAGYVYLYAVYYFFFKTKMYGFFQTSFYFGYMALFSLTLGVMCGTIGFLGTSKFVHKIYSTVKID; encoded by the exons ATGAGGCGCTGCTGGACGCTTCTGCTGGGGGCCGCCCTGCTGGGGGCCGCCAAGGGGGACGAGCACACGCACACG tacAAGGACCGGGAGGAGGTGGTACTATGGATGAATACGGTTGGCCCCTACCACAACCGACAGGAGACATACAGCTATTTCTCCCTGCCCTTCTGCGTGGGTCCCAAAAGCAAGATATCTCACTACCACGAAACCCTCGGCGAAGCTCTTCAAGGCGTGGAGCTGGAATTTTCCGGCCTGGACATCGACTACAAGG AGGACATCGCCAAGACCACATACTGCGAGGTGGAGCTCAATGAAGTGCGGCTTCGGACATTCATCTATGCCGTGAAAAACCACTATTGGTATCAAATGTACATTGACGACCTGCCGATCTggg gcaTCGTCGGCGAAATGGACGAGACTACAGAGGACTTCTACATCTGGACGCACAAACGCTTCGACCTTGGCTACAACGGGGAGCAGATCGTCGATGTTAATTTGACCTCCGAGGCGCGGCAGAGGCTCGAGCTGGGGGCCAAGGTCAAGTTCACGTATGAGGTCAACTGGAAGAGGTCGTCGGTGCGATTCGAGGACCGGTTCGACAAGTATCTCGACCCGACATTCTTCCAGCATAGG aTTCACTGGTTCAGCATCTTCAACTCCTTCATGATGGTCATCTTCCTGGTGGGTCTGGTGTCGATGATCTTGATGAGAACGCTACGGAAGGACTACGCTCGCTACTCcaaggacgaggagatggatgacaTG GAGCGTGACCTGGGCGATGAGTATGGGTGGAAGCAGGTCCACGGCGATGTCTTCCGCCCGCCGGCCCATCCGCTCCTCTTCTCCGCTCTCATCGGCTCGGGCTGCCAAATGTTGACGGTCACCTTTCTCGTCATCCTGTTGGCCATCGTCGGCGAGCTGTACACTGA acgAGGCTCCATGGTCAGCATCGCAATCTTCATCTACGCAGCGACCTCTCCCGTCAACGGCTACTTTGGGGGGTCACTCTACGCGCGCATGGGAG gcaaAGTATGGATTAGGCAGATGATGGTGTCCGCCCTTCTTCTACCAACCCTCGTCTGCGGAACAGCCTTCTTCATCAATTTCATCGCCATCTACTACCATGCGTCGAGGGCCATCGCCTTCACTAtcatg TTAGCAGTGGTGTGCATCTGTACGTTTGTGATCCTGCCGCTGACGCTGGTGGGCACGGTGCTGGGGCGGAACCTGGCCGGCCAACCCAACTACCCCTGCCGCATCAACGCTGTGCCTCGCCCCATACCCGAGAAGAAGTGGTTCATGGAGCCCCTTGTCATTATACCCCTCGGTGGTGTGCTGCCCTTCGGATCGATCTTCATAGAGAT GTACTTCATCTTCACATCATTCTGGGCGTACAAGATCTACTACGTGTACGGGTTCATGCTGCTGGTCCTGGTgatcctgctggtggtggtggtctgcgtCACCATCGTCTGCGCCTACTTCCTGCTCAACGCCGAGGACTATCGCTGGCAGTGGACGGCATTCCTGGCGGCGGCGTCCACGGCAGGCTATGTCTACCTCTACGCCGTGTACTACTTCTTCTTCAAGACTAA gatGTATGGGTTCTTCCAGACCAGCTTCTACTTTGGGTACATGGCACTGTTCAGCCTCACCCTGGGCGTCATGTGTGGCACTATTGGCTTCCTCGGCACCAGCAAGTTCGTGCACAAGATATACTCCACCGTCAAGATCGACTAG
- the LOC126987186 gene encoding transmembrane 9 superfamily member 3-like isoform X5, which translates to MRRCWTLLLGAALLGAAKGDEHTHTYKDREEVVLWMNTVGPYHNRQETYSYFSLPFCVGPKSKISHYHETLGEALQGVELEFSGLDIDYKEDIAKTTYCEVELNEVRLRTFIYAVKNHYWYQMYIDDLPIWGIVGEMDETTEDFYIWTHKRFDLGYNGEQIVDVNLTSEARQRLELGAKVKFTYEVNWKRSSVRFEDRFDKYLDPTFFQHRIHWFSIFNSFMMVIFLVGLVSMILMRTLRKDYARYSKDEEMDDMERDLGDEYGWKQVHGDVFRPPAHPLLFSALIGSGCQMLTVTFLVILLAIVGELYTERGSMVSIAIFIYAATSPVNGYFGGSLYARMGGKVWIRQMMVSALLLPTLVCGTAFFINFIAIYYHASRAIAFTIMLAVVCICTFVILPLTLVGTVLGRNLAGQPNYPCRINAVPRPIPEKKWFMEPLVIIPLGGVLPFGSIFIEMYFIFTSPKPHLLLIARHFIFLSPKPHLLLIARHFIFTSPKPHLLLIAGTSSSHPLNLTFSSSPGTSSSHHSGRTRSTTCTGSCCWSW; encoded by the exons ATGAGGCGCTGCTGGACGCTTCTGCTGGGGGCCGCCCTGCTGGGGGCCGCCAAGGGGGACGAGCACACGCACACG tacAAGGACCGGGAGGAGGTGGTACTATGGATGAATACGGTTGGCCCCTACCACAACCGACAGGAGACATACAGCTATTTCTCCCTGCCCTTCTGCGTGGGTCCCAAAAGCAAGATATCTCACTACCACGAAACCCTCGGCGAAGCTCTTCAAGGCGTGGAGCTGGAATTTTCCGGCCTGGACATCGACTACAAGG AGGACATCGCCAAGACCACATACTGCGAGGTGGAGCTCAATGAAGTGCGGCTTCGGACATTCATCTATGCCGTGAAAAACCACTATTGGTATCAAATGTACATTGACGACCTGCCGATCTggg gcaTCGTCGGCGAAATGGACGAGACTACAGAGGACTTCTACATCTGGACGCACAAACGCTTCGACCTTGGCTACAACGGGGAGCAGATCGTCGATGTTAATTTGACCTCCGAGGCGCGGCAGAGGCTCGAGCTGGGGGCCAAGGTCAAGTTCACGTATGAGGTCAACTGGAAGAGGTCGTCGGTGCGATTCGAGGACCGGTTCGACAAGTATCTCGACCCGACATTCTTCCAGCATAGG aTTCACTGGTTCAGCATCTTCAACTCCTTCATGATGGTCATCTTCCTGGTGGGTCTGGTGTCGATGATCTTGATGAGAACGCTACGGAAGGACTACGCTCGCTACTCcaaggacgaggagatggatgacaTG GAGCGTGACCTGGGCGATGAGTATGGGTGGAAGCAGGTCCACGGCGATGTCTTCCGCCCGCCGGCCCATCCGCTCCTCTTCTCCGCTCTCATCGGCTCGGGCTGCCAAATGTTGACGGTCACCTTTCTCGTCATCCTGTTGGCCATCGTCGGCGAGCTGTACACTGA acgAGGCTCCATGGTCAGCATCGCAATCTTCATCTACGCAGCGACCTCTCCCGTCAACGGCTACTTTGGGGGGTCACTCTACGCGCGCATGGGAG gcaaAGTATGGATTAGGCAGATGATGGTGTCCGCCCTTCTTCTACCAACCCTCGTCTGCGGAACAGCCTTCTTCATCAATTTCATCGCCATCTACTACCATGCGTCGAGGGCCATCGCCTTCACTAtcatg TTAGCAGTGGTGTGCATCTGTACGTTTGTGATCCTGCCGCTGACGCTGGTGGGCACGGTGCTGGGGCGGAACCTGGCCGGCCAACCCAACTACCCCTGCCGCATCAACGCTGTGCCTCGCCCCATACCCGAGAAGAAGTGGTTCATGGAGCCCCTTGTCATTATACCCCTCGGTGGTGTGCTGCCCTTCGGATCGATCTTCATAGAGAT GTACTTCATCTTCACAtcccctaaacctcaccttctcctcatcGCCAG gCACTTCATCTTCCTGtcccctaaacctcaccttctcctcatcGCCAG GCACTTCATCTTCACAtcccctaaacctcaccttctcctcatcGCAGGCACTTCATCTTCACAtcccctaaacctcaccttctcctcatcGCCAGGTACTTCATCTTCACATCATTCTGGGCGTACAAGATCTACTACGTGTACGGGTTCATGCTGCTGGTCCTGGTga
- the LOC126987186 gene encoding transmembrane 9 superfamily member 3-like isoform X1: MRRCWTLLLGAALLGAAKGDEHTHTYKDREEVVLWMNTVGPYHNRQETYSYFSLPFCVGPKSKISHYHETLGEALQGVELEFSGLDIDYKEDIAKTTYCEVELNEVRLRTFIYAVKNHYWYQMYIDDLPIWGIVGEMDETTEDFYIWTHKRFDLGYNGEQIVDVNLTSEARQRLELGAKVKFTYEVNWKRSSVRFEDRFDKYLDPTFFQHRIHWFSIFNSFMMVIFLVGLVSMILMRTLRKDYARYSKDEEMDDMERDLGDEYGWKQVHGDVFRPPAHPLLFSALIGSGCQMLTVTFLVILLAIVGELYTERGSMVSIAIFIYAATSPVNGYFGGSLYARMGGKVWIRQMMVSALLLPTLVCGTAFFINFIAIYYHASRAIAFTIMLAVVCICTFVILPLTLVGTVLGRNLAGQPNYPCRINAVPRPIPEKKWFMEPLVIIPLGGVLPFGSIFIEMYFIFTSPKPHLLLIARYSIFTSPNPHLLPIARHFIFLSPKPHLLLIARHFIFTSPKPHLLLIARYFIFTSFWAYKIYYVYGFMLLVLVILLVVVVCVTIVCAYFLLNAEDYRWQWTAFLAAASTAGYVYLYAVYYFFFKTKMYGFFQTSFYFGYMALFSLTLGVMCGTIGFLGTSKFVHKIYSTVKID, translated from the exons ATGAGGCGCTGCTGGACGCTTCTGCTGGGGGCCGCCCTGCTGGGGGCCGCCAAGGGGGACGAGCACACGCACACG tacAAGGACCGGGAGGAGGTGGTACTATGGATGAATACGGTTGGCCCCTACCACAACCGACAGGAGACATACAGCTATTTCTCCCTGCCCTTCTGCGTGGGTCCCAAAAGCAAGATATCTCACTACCACGAAACCCTCGGCGAAGCTCTTCAAGGCGTGGAGCTGGAATTTTCCGGCCTGGACATCGACTACAAGG AGGACATCGCCAAGACCACATACTGCGAGGTGGAGCTCAATGAAGTGCGGCTTCGGACATTCATCTATGCCGTGAAAAACCACTATTGGTATCAAATGTACATTGACGACCTGCCGATCTggg gcaTCGTCGGCGAAATGGACGAGACTACAGAGGACTTCTACATCTGGACGCACAAACGCTTCGACCTTGGCTACAACGGGGAGCAGATCGTCGATGTTAATTTGACCTCCGAGGCGCGGCAGAGGCTCGAGCTGGGGGCCAAGGTCAAGTTCACGTATGAGGTCAACTGGAAGAGGTCGTCGGTGCGATTCGAGGACCGGTTCGACAAGTATCTCGACCCGACATTCTTCCAGCATAGG aTTCACTGGTTCAGCATCTTCAACTCCTTCATGATGGTCATCTTCCTGGTGGGTCTGGTGTCGATGATCTTGATGAGAACGCTACGGAAGGACTACGCTCGCTACTCcaaggacgaggagatggatgacaTG GAGCGTGACCTGGGCGATGAGTATGGGTGGAAGCAGGTCCACGGCGATGTCTTCCGCCCGCCGGCCCATCCGCTCCTCTTCTCCGCTCTCATCGGCTCGGGCTGCCAAATGTTGACGGTCACCTTTCTCGTCATCCTGTTGGCCATCGTCGGCGAGCTGTACACTGA acgAGGCTCCATGGTCAGCATCGCAATCTTCATCTACGCAGCGACCTCTCCCGTCAACGGCTACTTTGGGGGGTCACTCTACGCGCGCATGGGAG gcaaAGTATGGATTAGGCAGATGATGGTGTCCGCCCTTCTTCTACCAACCCTCGTCTGCGGAACAGCCTTCTTCATCAATTTCATCGCCATCTACTACCATGCGTCGAGGGCCATCGCCTTCACTAtcatg TTAGCAGTGGTGTGCATCTGTACGTTTGTGATCCTGCCGCTGACGCTGGTGGGCACGGTGCTGGGGCGGAACCTGGCCGGCCAACCCAACTACCCCTGCCGCATCAACGCTGTGCCTCGCCCCATACCCGAGAAGAAGTGGTTCATGGAGCCCCTTGTCATTATACCCCTCGGTGGTGTGCTGCCCTTCGGATCGATCTTCATAGAGAT GTACTTCATCTTCACAtcccctaaacctcaccttctcctcatcGCCAGGTACTCCATCTTCACATCCCctaaccctcaccttctccccaTCGCCAG gCACTTCATCTTCCTGtcccctaaacctcaccttctcctcatcGCCAG GCACTTCATCTTCACAtcccctaaacctcaccttctcctcatcGCCAGGTACTTCATCTTCACATCATTCTGGGCGTACAAGATCTACTACGTGTACGGGTTCATGCTGCTGGTCCTGGTgatcctgctggtggtggtggtctgcgtCACCATCGTCTGCGCCTACTTCCTGCTCAACGCCGAGGACTATCGCTGGCAGTGGACGGCATTCCTGGCGGCGGCGTCCACGGCAGGCTATGTCTACCTCTACGCCGTGTACTACTTCTTCTTCAAGACTAA gatGTATGGGTTCTTCCAGACCAGCTTCTACTTTGGGTACATGGCACTGTTCAGCCTCACCCTGGGCGTCATGTGTGGCACTATTGGCTTCCTCGGCACCAGCAAGTTCGTGCACAAGATATACTCCACCGTCAAGATCGACTAG